One window of Candidatus Phytoplasma solani genomic DNA carries:
- a CDS encoding GroES family chaperonin: protein MQKKTIIPLHDNVVLKLKMEETKTQSGILLALSEKEKSSVGIIVAVGLKVEGLKKDDEVVYKSYSGSKITLNQEEYLIVAVKDILAQIK, encoded by the coding sequence ATGCAAAAAAAAACAATTATCCCTCTGCATGATAATGTCGTTTTAAAATTAAAAATGGAAGAAACCAAAACACAAAGTGGTATTCTTTTGGCTTTATCGGAAAAAGAAAAATCTTCTGTAGGCATTATTGTTGCTGTTGGTCTTAAAGTTGAAGGACTAAAAAAAGATGATGAAGTAGTTTATAAAAGTTATTCTGGTAGTAAAATTACTTTAAACCAGGAAGAATATTTAATTGTGGCTGTTAAAGATATTTTGGCTCAAATTAAATAA